One genomic segment of Acidihalobacter prosperus includes these proteins:
- a CDS encoding RDD family protein gives MTDSKTQTEEMALKQDHSMDIRVGLPRRLLSIVYDSLLMFALLIVANALLIPFQHGKPIAPGNHLYQLYLLYVIYLFFAWFWIHGGQTLGMKAWGIRLVSTDGKPIGWKRATVRFAAASFSWILLGSGFLWSLFDPDKRALHDILSHTRLVRVRFASAKTSERKQTDEKEKPERQHGA, from the coding sequence ATGACCGATTCAAAAACCCAGACTGAAGAGATGGCATTGAAACAAGACCATAGTATGGATATCCGCGTCGGCCTACCTCGCAGGCTGCTTTCAATCGTGTACGACTCGTTATTGATGTTTGCTCTGCTTATCGTGGCGAATGCGTTGTTGATCCCGTTTCAACACGGCAAACCCATCGCTCCCGGCAACCATCTTTACCAGCTCTATCTTCTATACGTCATTTATCTCTTCTTCGCCTGGTTCTGGATACATGGCGGACAAACGCTGGGCATGAAGGCATGGGGCATTCGCCTCGTATCGACGGATGGGAAACCTATCGGATGGAAACGCGCCACGGTGCGTTTCGCCGCGGCGTCGTTTTCCTGGATATTGCTCGGGAGTGGTTTTCTGTGGTCCTTGTTCGATCCCGACAAACGCGCATTACACGACATACTGAGTCACACGCGGCTTGTGCGAGTAAGATTCGCGTCAGCGAAGACGTCTGAGCGCAAACAGACTGATGAAAAGGAAAAGCCCGAGCGGCAACATGGCGCTTAA